The sequence below is a genomic window from Deltaproteobacteria bacterium.
CGGTGTCGGGGTCAGGGGGGAAAAGGGCGGGGGGCCGGTGTCGGGGTCAGGGGGGAATGGAAGGAACCGGGACGGGGATGTGGACGGGGGGAGGGGGATCAGACGATCCTTGAAAAACGGTTGTACTGGTCCGCCTCGGGATCCATCACGTTGCCGTGGACATCCGTTCCCCTGAAGCTGAAGACCAGGTGGGAGAGGTCGATGGTGCCGTTTCCGTCGGCGTTTTGCGTGATCCGAAACGTCACCCGGGCCGTCAGGAGCTCCGGGTCGTAAAGGACCCTCACGGGATGGAGGGCGACGTTCACCTCCGAGGCGGGGACCTTCCGCCCCCAGTTGTAAGATCCCCCCGTTTCCAGGGAAGAGGACCGGCTGATTTCCCAGTTCATGACATTCCGTACCGACGCCGCGTCCATGGCCTTGTCGAAGACGAAGCGCATGGTGAACTCCCCGGTCGCCCCGGGCTCCGCCAGGGACGGGGCGAGGGAAGACACCTTCGTGCCCGGTCCCAGGGACAGGTTGAGCTGTCCCGTATAGGCCAGGATGAACCGGGGCGCCGCGTTCCGCTCGATGGCCAGTTGCAGGTCCGGAAAAAGCTCCCGGGCTTTTTTCGCCACGATTTCCAGTTCTTCCCGCGCCTTGGCCATCTCCTGTCGTTGGGCGTAAACCATGCCGAGCTCGTAATGGACATAACCGAAGTCCTTTTTCATGGCCAGGGCCTTCTGCAGTTGTTCCTCCGCCTCGTCCCAGCGCCCCATCATGCGGTAGGTCTGCCCCAGGGCGTAGTAGCCGGCGGAGTCCCG
It includes:
- a CDS encoding tetratricopeptide repeat protein is translated as METITAADLLFSATTPSLAMIDNMAASSLGRGIDAFMAKNYTAAVREFRRSISLSPFSENALNAFEYMAQALGQSGRIREAVTAYKEAIRVFPSADGLNLSLGNLLFAEGRQEEALEQYQAAVRKNPVVSGNVYALGQGYLALEQYGKAEETFKQVIGMSPRDSAGYYALGQTYRMMGRWDEAEEQLQKALAMKKDFGYVHYELGMVYAQRQEMAKAREELEIVAKKARELFPDLQLAIERNAAPRFILAYTGQLNLSLGPGTKVSSLAPSLAEPGATGEFTMRFVFDKAMDAASVRNVMNWEISRSSSLETGGSYNWGRKVPASEVNVALHPVRVLYDPELLTARVTFRITQNADGNGTIDLSHLVFSFRGTDVHGNVMDPEADQYNRFSRIV